A segment of the uncultured Desulfobulbus sp. genome:
TGCGCCAAAAGGACATTCCTCAGTACAACGTTTACACTGCGTACAGCGAGAGAAGAAAAAGTCCGGGTAGGTCTGATCACCAGAACGCGGATGAACAGCTACACCACGGTTGGCTGACTCGATACACTGGATAGCCTTGAGGGCTGCACCGGTGGCATCGTCGATGGTCTCTTCCATGGTCTCTGCTTTACGTACACCACCGCAGGTGTAAACACCGGTACGACGGGTCTCGTAGGGGAAGCAGATGAAGTGAGAGTCGGCATAGCCGTCAAAAAGATCCAGATCCAGGAAGGCCGGTCCCTGACGATAGGCCAGGTTGATGGTGTTTTCGGCAGCAGTGGTCGGAACCATACCAGCAGCGAGAACGACCATATCAACTTCGATATCAAGATCATCACCCAGGAGGGTGTCAGCAGCGGAAACAACCAGACCGGAACCAGCTTCAGCAACACCGGTTACAGAGGCCTTGGTCATGAAGACGCCATCCTGCGCCTGCATACCTTTGTAGAACATCTCGGCGTTGCCGGGTGTACGCATATGCTGATAGAGGATGTAGGCCTGACCTTCCGGATTGTCTTCGACCACGTAGGAAGCCTGTTTAAGGGCAACCATGGATGTAACGGAGTTACAGTACGGAAAGTCTTTGTCGTTGTCTTTTCCACCAGGGCTCTGGATGAAAGCGACCTTAGCCGGAACCTTGCCGTTTTTAGCTAATTTCTCAAACTCGGCATTGGTCACGACGTTGGGCAGCTTACCGTATCCCAGGTGTTCGTACTCGGAGACATCGGCAGGTTTCCAACCGGTGGCCAGAACAACAGAACCAAAGGTCTCTCCGTCAGGATTCATCTCGGTGTATTTCTTCATCCCTTTATTGGGATCTTCCATCTCACCTTTGTTGATCAAATCCTGCTGATCAGCGGTCACTTTAGCCGGAGCGTCCCACTCACCCTTGGAGCCAGTCTCTTTGAAGGTGACGTTGAACTTACCGGGAGCACCAGCAATACGTGCAACCTCACAGCTGGTTTTTACAGTGATTTTGGAATCAGCTTCAACTGCGGCGATCATCGCAGCGATATTAGGCTCTTCCAGGGTATTGTAGGGATAGCTGGTGGGGAACATCTTGCGCCATCCAAGAGCCTTGCCACCAAGCTGTGCCTCTTTCTCAACCAGGGTAACTTCGTAGCCAGCTTTTGCAGCCTCAGTCGCTGCAGTGATACCTGCGATACCACCACCCATGACCAGGATGCGTTTATTGATGGTCTCCAGCAGATACGGCTCGGGCAGCTCGGTTTTCTGAGCACGGGTCACGGCCATACGTACGTAGTCGGTGGCCATTTCCTGAAGGAATTCGTCAACCTCACCTTCCTCGGTCAGAGAGCCGGTCCATGCAACCTGCTCACGGAGGTTACCGCGAACAGTGATGGTTTCTTTTCCGAAATCAAATTCCGGCTGCATAACCCGGGGAGAACAGGCACAAACGATAACGGTGTTGACACCAGCAGATTTAATATCGCCCTCGATAAATGCGCGCCCTTCTGCTCCACAGAGACAGGCATGCTCTTTCATCGCGACACCAGTCTCAGAGGCGGCATCTTTGAGACCATCTACATCGAGTACCTCGCCGATGCCACAGCCAGTACAGAGATAAGCACCATAAACTTTCTTCATTGATGTTCCTCCTACTGTCCGATCTGAATGGCTTTAAGAGCAGCTGC
Coding sequences within it:
- a CDS encoding FAD-dependent oxidoreductase, which codes for MKKVYGAYLCTGCGIGEVLDVDGLKDAASETGVAMKEHACLCGAEGRAFIEGDIKSAGVNTVIVCACSPRVMQPEFDFGKETITVRGNLREQVAWTGSLTEEGEVDEFLQEMATDYVRMAVTRAQKTELPEPYLLETINKRILVMGGGIAGITAATEAAKAGYEVTLVEKEAQLGGKALGWRKMFPTSYPYNTLEEPNIAAMIAAVEADSKITVKTSCEVARIAGAPGKFNVTFKETGSKGEWDAPAKVTADQQDLINKGEMEDPNKGMKKYTEMNPDGETFGSVVLATGWKPADVSEYEHLGYGKLPNVVTNAEFEKLAKNGKVPAKVAFIQSPGGKDNDKDFPYCNSVTSMVALKQASYVVEDNPEGQAYILYQHMRTPGNAEMFYKGMQAQDGVFMTKASVTGVAEAGSGLVVSAADTLLGDDLDIEVDMVVLAAGMVPTTAAENTINLAYRQGPAFLDLDLFDGYADSHFICFPYETRRTGVYTCGGVRKAETMEETIDDATGAALKAIQCIESANRGVAVHPRSGDQTYPDFFFSRCTQCKRCTEECPFGALDDDEKGTPLPNPTRCRRCGTCMGACPERIINFADYSIDMIGSMVKSIEVPDDDEDKLRIAVFVCENDAYPALDMSGMHRNKMNKLVRFIPVRCLGSVNMVWIKDAMSSGMDGALLLGCKYGDDYQCHFVKGSEIANRRMDNIGETLGSLGLEPERCAVREIAISDYDKVPGIIDEFVEEIIEMGPNPFKGF